One Mycobacterium kubicae genomic window carries:
- a CDS encoding tyrosine-type recombinase/integrase, giving the protein MSAVTMPTAAIVAGRVHVFADPAGIDRHAASITVVIDPAFLAEAGWDAARKVLSFAPEHPLLGRPVCRASGCLTSAPAATRICASCRRRLAEHGLGDDEIASLPPRGRERMGRGPDACVVDGCRREWESASSGLCHAHAEQLRALPVADVDEFRAHRQTRPLPPCPPCAVAACTRQRRHPDGLYCEAHQQRLRTVRARDPHLDEIVWRATEPAIGRGGEVSLRGLTPLVVAELLVGLQQRCRINAVKTDEAVLRAFCNDLLGQQVGSIADYVIGDGRGLEFTGLVNCLIGHARRALSSPETEVAQDEWDLAVFGHHGTVSFTGISQSWLREAAKRWAADDLPKRRVRAGRRTSAGLAVRHYIGCLVRLSESLRMREDRGEHPAALGRTDMEAFLHRLAYLESVGQISGDARIRACREVRAVLTRIRAMGLTRPGGIAAGLGEDFVIGQADVPVEPEPGEPNRDLPPEIMKQLCEHLDELTSSEMRTAVELAIDTGRRPEEICELDFDCLTRDDDGQPVLIYDNHKANRLARRLPISEQTAAVILAQQQQVRNRYPNTPIGELKLLPTDRRNPGGRRAITGFSLAFAHRTWVDRLPVLRNADGVEYDKSKVVLYAYRHSYAQRHADAGVPIEVLRELMSHRKLDTTSCYYRIGETRRREAVDRVTAMQFDRHGNRIWRQAQALLDSEHARRAVGEVAVPFGVCAEPSNVKAGGGACPFRFRCAGCDHFRTDVSYLPDLRAYLDDLLRTRERLLATTDLDDWARVEAMPSEEEIRRIRRLIDQIRNGLGELEPEQRQQLQQAVTVVRRHRSVMLGMPRTRQILPDLRPERTP; this is encoded by the coding sequence GTGAGCGCCGTGACGATGCCGACGGCTGCGATCGTCGCCGGCAGAGTGCACGTGTTCGCCGATCCAGCAGGAATCGACCGGCACGCTGCGTCGATCACCGTGGTGATCGATCCCGCGTTCCTCGCCGAAGCCGGCTGGGACGCGGCGCGAAAGGTGCTGTCGTTCGCACCGGAGCATCCGCTGCTGGGACGCCCGGTCTGCCGCGCGTCGGGCTGTTTGACATCCGCGCCGGCAGCGACGCGGATCTGCGCCTCGTGCCGGCGTCGGCTTGCCGAACACGGGCTCGGTGACGACGAGATCGCCTCGCTTCCGCCGCGGGGTCGCGAACGAATGGGGCGCGGGCCGGATGCTTGTGTCGTCGACGGTTGTCGACGCGAGTGGGAATCGGCGAGTTCCGGGCTGTGTCACGCCCACGCAGAACAGCTGCGCGCCTTGCCGGTTGCCGATGTCGACGAGTTCCGTGCTCACCGGCAAACCAGGCCGCTTCCGCCGTGTCCGCCGTGCGCGGTGGCCGCCTGCACTCGCCAGCGGCGCCATCCCGACGGTCTGTACTGTGAGGCGCACCAGCAGCGGCTGCGCACCGTCCGCGCACGTGACCCACATTTAGATGAAATCGTCTGGCGGGCAACCGAACCAGCGATCGGTCGCGGCGGCGAGGTTAGTCTGCGGGGCCTGACGCCGCTGGTGGTCGCTGAATTGCTGGTGGGCTTGCAGCAGCGCTGCCGGATCAACGCGGTCAAGACCGACGAGGCCGTGCTGCGCGCGTTCTGTAACGACTTGCTGGGCCAGCAGGTGGGGTCGATCGCCGACTATGTCATCGGTGACGGCCGGGGCCTGGAGTTCACCGGGCTGGTCAACTGCCTGATCGGTCATGCTCGGCGCGCCTTGTCGAGCCCGGAAACCGAAGTCGCCCAGGACGAATGGGACCTGGCGGTGTTTGGGCATCACGGCACGGTGTCGTTTACCGGCATCAGCCAGTCCTGGCTGCGGGAGGCCGCCAAGCGGTGGGCCGCCGATGACCTGCCGAAACGACGTGTCCGAGCCGGGCGGCGCACCAGCGCCGGCCTGGCCGTGCGCCACTACATCGGCTGCCTGGTGCGGTTGTCAGAGTCGCTGCGCATGCGCGAGGACCGCGGCGAACACCCAGCGGCGTTGGGACGCACCGATATGGAGGCGTTCCTGCACCGGCTGGCCTACCTTGAATCGGTCGGTCAGATCAGTGGCGATGCCCGGATCCGGGCCTGCCGCGAGGTTCGTGCCGTGCTCACCCGCATCCGGGCGATGGGGCTGACGCGGCCCGGCGGCATCGCCGCCGGGCTGGGCGAGGACTTTGTGATTGGGCAGGCGGACGTGCCTGTCGAACCCGAACCGGGCGAACCCAACCGGGACCTGCCGCCGGAAATCATGAAGCAGTTATGCGAACACCTGGATGAACTGACCTCATCAGAGATGCGCACCGCGGTCGAGTTGGCCATCGACACCGGCCGCCGTCCCGAAGAGATCTGCGAGCTGGACTTCGACTGCCTGACCCGAGACGACGACGGACAGCCCGTGCTGATCTACGACAACCATAAGGCCAACCGGCTCGCACGACGCCTGCCGATCAGCGAGCAGACCGCCGCCGTAATACTCGCCCAGCAGCAACAAGTCCGGAACCGCTACCCAAACACTCCGATCGGCGAGCTCAAGCTGCTGCCCACCGACCGGCGCAACCCCGGCGGACGCCGCGCGATCACCGGCTTTTCTCTCGCGTTCGCCCACCGCACCTGGGTCGACCGACTGCCGGTGCTGCGCAACGCCGATGGTGTCGAATATGACAAGAGCAAGGTGGTGCTCTACGCCTACCGGCACAGTTACGCCCAACGCCACGCTGACGCCGGCGTCCCCATCGAGGTGTTGCGTGAGCTGATGTCGCACCGCAAACTCGACACCACCAGCTGCTACTACCGCATCGGCGAAACCCGCCGCCGTGAAGCCGTCGATCGCGTCACCGCGATGCAGTTCGACCGGCATGGCAACCGCATCTGGCGGCAAGCCCAAGCATTGTTGGACTCCGAACACGCCCGTCGCGCCGTCGGCGAGGTCGCGGTTCCATTCGGTGTCTGCGCCGAACCGTCCAACGTCAAGGCCGGCGGCGGTGCCTGTCCGTTCCGGTTCCGCTGCGCTGGATGCGACCACTTCCGCACCGACGTCTCCTATCTGCCCGACCTGCGCGCCTACCTCGACGACCTGCTGCGCACCCGGGAACGCCTGCTCGCCACCACCGACCTCGATGACTGGGCCCGCGTCGAGGCGATGCCCTCCGAGGAGGAAATCCGCCGCATCCGCCGCCTGATCGACCAGATCAGAAACGGGCTCGGCGAACTCGAACCCGAACAGCGACAACAACTTCAACAAGCCGTCACCGTCGTGCGCCGACACCGCAGCGTCATGCTCGGCATGCCTCGCACCCGCCAAATCCTGCCCGACCTGCGCCCAGAGAGAACCCCATGA
- a CDS encoding transposase, giving the protein MARRRHTPEQVVRKLREGERLLGEGKDLGEVCRHLEVSEQTWHRWRNQYGGMKAEDTKRLKELERENQRLKKLVAEQALDIDMLKEMSRGNW; this is encoded by the coding sequence ATGGCACGTCGACGGCATACACCGGAGCAGGTGGTCCGCAAGCTTCGTGAGGGTGAACGGCTGCTCGGTGAGGGCAAAGACCTCGGGGAGGTCTGCCGGCATCTGGAGGTCAGTGAGCAGACCTGGCATCGCTGGCGAAATCAGTACGGCGGGATGAAAGCCGAAGACACCAAACGGCTCAAGGAGCTTGAGCGGGAGAATCAGCGGCTCAAGAAGCTGGTCGCCGAGCAGGCCCTCGACATCGACATGCTCAAGGAGATGAGCCGGGGAAACTGGTGA
- the fdxA gene encoding ferredoxin, with protein sequence MTYTIAEPCVDIKDKACIEECPVDCIYEGARMLYIHPDECVDCGACEPVCPVEAIYYEDDVPEQWSQYTQINADFFVELGSPGGAAKVGMTENDPQVVKDLPPQGEGD encoded by the coding sequence GTGACGTACACAATTGCCGAACCCTGCGTCGACATCAAGGACAAGGCATGCATTGAGGAGTGCCCGGTCGACTGCATCTACGAGGGTGCTCGGATGCTCTACATCCACCCCGATGAATGCGTCGACTGTGGGGCTTGTGAACCGGTCTGCCCTGTCGAAGCGATCTACTACGAAGACGATGTGCCCGAACAGTGGAGCCAGTACACGCAGATCAACGCCGACTTTTTCGTTGAGCTGGGGTCGCCGGGTGGTGCGGCCAAGGTCGGCATGACCGAGAACGATCCCCAAGTGGTGAAGGATCTGCCACCGCAGGGCGAAGGCGACTGA
- a CDS encoding DDE-type integrase/transposase/recombinase → MVNPKRTHRLWKDERLQRPSKTRKRLRLGHSAAHRRMAAARPDHVWALDYQHDLTVDGRQLRFLNVIDEFTREALATRPRRSWNADQTTGLLDELIMTTGRKPEHIRMDNGPELTSHALADWARFGSVGAVFIQPGAPCSGAFRLSTWG, encoded by the coding sequence GTGGTCAATCCCAAACGCACGCACCGATTGTGGAAAGACGAACGGCTGCAACGTCCGTCGAAGACCCGCAAGCGGCTGCGCCTGGGCCACAGTGCGGCGCACCGGCGCATGGCGGCGGCCCGCCCCGATCACGTGTGGGCGCTGGACTACCAGCACGACCTCACCGTCGACGGCCGCCAGCTGCGTTTCCTCAACGTCATCGACGAGTTCACCCGCGAGGCGTTGGCGACACGGCCACGTCGGTCGTGGAACGCCGATCAGACCACCGGACTGCTCGACGAACTGATCATGACCACTGGCCGCAAGCCCGAACACATCCGAATGGACAACGGACCCGAACTGACCAGTCACGCCCTCGCCGACTGGGCCCGCTTCGGCTCGGTAGGCGCCGTGTTCATCCAACCCGGCGCACCGTGTTCGGGGGCATTCAGGTTGAGCACTTGGGGGTAG
- a CDS encoding cation:proton antiporter, whose translation MAYFILGLKLVPRVIKRINTSRWNVFARQSPTGYPIAVLLAYCAVVGALDVNLVFAAFLAGFAVAHRKRRIFADALEAIGKVSFAFFIPIYFAIVGLKLDLIRGVSVWMIVIFIVGTCAIKVMSVSLAGRFAGFRGLDLINLAITTNARGGPGIVLANVAFDAGIISSKFYTTQVIAAVLTSQFAGTWLDYVMRKGWRDCLNNGGSDLGLSRRA comes from the coding sequence GTGGCCTACTTCATCCTCGGGCTCAAGCTTGTTCCACGCGTCATCAAGCGCATCAACACTTCTCGCTGGAATGTCTTTGCGCGGCAGTCGCCCACCGGCTACCCCATAGCGGTCCTGCTGGCATACTGCGCAGTTGTCGGAGCCCTCGACGTCAACCTCGTCTTCGCGGCGTTCCTCGCAGGTTTTGCCGTCGCGCATAGGAAGCGCAGGATCTTCGCCGACGCGCTCGAGGCAATCGGCAAAGTCTCCTTCGCCTTCTTCATTCCCATCTACTTCGCGATCGTCGGCCTGAAGCTGGATCTCATCCGCGGCGTCTCGGTATGGATGATCGTCATCTTCATTGTCGGCACCTGCGCGATCAAAGTGATGTCGGTATCGCTCGCCGGGCGGTTCGCGGGTTTCCGGGGACTTGACCTGATCAACCTTGCGATCACCACCAACGCCCGCGGTGGCCCCGGCATCGTTTTGGCCAATGTCGCCTTCGACGCCGGCATCATCAGCTCAAAGTTCTACACCACACAGGTAATCGCAGCCGTGCTCACCTCCCAGTTCGCCGGTACTTGGCTCGACTACGTCATGCGTAAAGGCTGGCGGGACTGTCTGAACAACGGTGGATCTGATCTTGGTCTGTCACGCCGAGCGTGA
- a CDS encoding tyrosine-type recombinase/integrase produces MRAFLVRLPSGARYWTVLDEDLAVVAEADAFLRHVRFGRDGSELTTRSYAGAIALFLRWCVRTGRHWHDGVAALGLFITWLRHAGPQSSGVEVVAGGQVLAGPGVEPVRGARRINGVLTAVRGFVAHAVASGQAPGELMPLIYELADERDLPAQARGEEHRMAWRMRARHRLHEPEAMVDRASDAEIVALLRACQSARDRLIVLLMARAGLRRGELCGLRRSDVHLLADSRLLGCEIPRAHLHVVRRENPNGAWAKSRRQRVVPLDFLAVQLFDVYEFERFAVPRAAESDLLLVNLFREPIGAPMRPDTINELITACARRARIEHMTPHRLRHAFGSNLADAGAGLDEIAALLGHAAMSSSQVYLHPDPARLREAVDRVRSPRELAGTDG; encoded by the coding sequence GTGCGGGCGTTTCTGGTGAGGTTGCCGTCCGGGGCGAGGTACTGGACGGTGCTGGATGAGGATTTGGCGGTGGTGGCCGAAGCGGATGCGTTCTTGCGGCATGTCCGATTCGGCCGTGACGGTTCGGAGTTGACCACAAGGTCATATGCGGGCGCCATCGCATTGTTTCTGCGCTGGTGTGTTCGCACCGGCCGGCATTGGCATGACGGGGTGGCGGCGCTGGGGCTGTTCATCACCTGGCTGCGTCACGCGGGGCCGCAGTCCAGCGGTGTCGAGGTCGTGGCGGGTGGGCAGGTGCTGGCTGGTCCGGGCGTTGAGCCGGTGCGTGGGGCGCGGCGGATCAACGGTGTGCTGACCGCGGTGCGGGGCTTCGTCGCTCACGCGGTGGCATCCGGTCAGGCGCCTGGCGAGCTGATGCCGTTGATCTATGAGCTGGCCGACGAGCGTGACCTGCCCGCGCAGGCCCGCGGTGAGGAACATCGGATGGCCTGGCGGATGCGGGCGCGGCATCGGTTGCACGAGCCAGAGGCGATGGTGGACCGGGCCAGCGATGCCGAGATCGTGGCGCTGCTGCGGGCCTGCCAGTCGGCGCGGGACAGGCTGATCGTGCTGTTGATGGCCAGGGCCGGGCTGCGGCGCGGCGAGTTGTGTGGCCTACGGCGCTCGGACGTTCACCTGTTGGCCGACTCACGTCTGCTGGGCTGTGAAATCCCGCGAGCGCACCTGCATGTGGTGCGGCGGGAGAATCCGAACGGCGCGTGGGCCAAATCGCGTCGCCAACGCGTGGTGCCGCTGGATTTTCTGGCGGTTCAGCTGTTCGATGTCTACGAGTTCGAGCGGTTTGCGGTGCCGCGGGCGGCTGAGTCGGATTTGTTGTTGGTCAACCTGTTTCGCGAGCCGATCGGCGCACCGATGCGCCCGGATACGATTAATGAATTGATCACCGCCTGCGCGCGGCGGGCCAGAATCGAGCATATGACGCCGCATCGGCTGCGGCATGCGTTCGGCAGTAACCTTGCCGACGCCGGTGCCGGTCTGGACGAGATCGCCGCCCTGCTGGGGCATGCGGCGATGAGTTCGTCGCAGGTCTATCTGCATCCCGACCCGGCCCGGTTGCGTGAGGCCGTCGACCGGGTCCGCAGTCCCCGCGAGCTTGCCGGGACGGACGGGTGA
- a CDS encoding DDE-type integrase/transposase/recombinase → MVVGDDEARVRAERARVIGLFRYQLIREAAEPAHSTKERGKIVRELASREHTDPFGRRVRISRQTIDRWIRDWRAGGFDALVPSPRQCTPRTPAEVLELAVALRRENPARTAAAIRRILLTQLGWAPDERTLQRNFHRLGLTAGTGCGSAPVFGRFEAEHPNDLWTGDALHGIAIAARKTYLFAFLDDHSRLLPGYRWGYAEDTVRLAAALRPALASRGVPKAVYVDNGSAYIDTWLLRACAKLGVRLVHSTPHRPEGRGKIERFFRTVREQFLVEITGEPDVAGRHHVADLAELNRLFAAWVETVYHRTVHSETGQTPLARWCASGPVGLPAPEALTEAFLWEEHRRVTKTATVSLHGNSYEVDPALVGRKVELVFDPFDLTRIEVRLAGVPMGLAIPHHIGRHSHPKAKPETPSIPPKPTGVDYARLIETAHQTELARGVNYAALTGADQIPGQLDLLTGEEAQPR, encoded by the coding sequence GTGGTGGTCGGCGATGATGAGGCGAGGGTGCGGGCCGAGCGGGCCCGGGTGATCGGATTGTTCCGGTACCAGTTGATCCGGGAGGCCGCCGAGCCGGCGCACTCCACCAAGGAGCGGGGAAAGATAGTGCGCGAGTTGGCGTCGCGCGAGCACACCGACCCGTTTGGGCGGCGGGTGCGGATCTCGCGGCAGACCATCGATCGGTGGATTAGGGACTGGCGTGCCGGCGGGTTCGATGCGCTGGTGCCCAGCCCGCGCCAATGCACGCCGCGCACCCCGGCCGAAGTGCTGGAGCTGGCGGTGGCGCTGCGTCGGGAGAACCCCGCCCGCACCGCCGCGGCGATCCGCCGGATCCTGCTCACCCAGTTGGGCTGGGCGCCCGATGAGCGGACCCTGCAACGCAACTTCCACCGGTTGGGGCTGACCGCCGGCACCGGTTGCGGGTCGGCGCCGGTGTTCGGCCGGTTCGAGGCTGAGCACCCCAACGACCTGTGGACCGGGGATGCGCTGCACGGCATCGCGATCGCGGCCCGTAAAACCTATTTATTCGCGTTCTTGGATGATCATTCCCGGCTGCTGCCCGGCTATCGGTGGGGGTATGCCGAGGACACCGTGCGGCTGGCCGCCGCACTGCGCCCGGCGCTGGCTTCGCGCGGCGTCCCCAAGGCCGTGTATGTCGATAACGGATCGGCCTATATAGACACGTGGTTGTTGAGGGCGTGCGCGAAACTCGGTGTGCGCCTGGTGCATTCGACACCGCATCGGCCGGAAGGGCGAGGGAAGATAGAGAGGTTTTTCAGGACCGTGCGTGAGCAGTTCCTGGTCGAGATCACCGGCGAGCCCGACGTCGCCGGACGCCACCACGTCGCCGATCTGGCCGAATTGAACCGGCTCTTTGCGGCCTGGGTCGAAACTGTCTACCACCGCACCGTCCATTCCGAAACCGGGCAGACCCCGCTGGCCCGCTGGTGCGCGTCTGGCCCGGTCGGCCTGCCCGCCCCGGAGGCGCTCACCGAGGCGTTTTTGTGGGAGGAGCACCGCCGCGTCACCAAGACGGCGACCGTCTCGTTGCACGGCAACAGCTACGAGGTCGACCCCGCACTGGTTGGGCGCAAGGTGGAGCTGGTATTCGACCCGTTCGATTTGACCCGCATCGAGGTGCGTCTGGCCGGCGTGCCGATGGGGCTAGCGATCCCGCACCACATCGGGCGGCACTCGCACCCCAAGGCCAAACCCGAAACCCCGTCGATACCACCGAAACCCACTGGTGTCGACTACGCGCGGCTGATCGAGACCGCGCATCAGACCGAACTGGCCCGCGGCGTCAACTACGCCGCCCTGACTGGGGCCGACCAGATCCCCGGCCAGCTCGACCTACTCACCGGCGAAGAGGCCCAACCCCGATGA
- a CDS encoding acyl-CoA dehydrogenase family protein, whose protein sequence is MDLSYPPSAEAFRSRVRDFITANVPADFAGIGALDQTRRKEFIREWRKTLADNGLLAVLWPKRYGGAGLTPLHQVVLAEEFARAGVPAGTENDMFGIQLLGNTLVVCGTEDQKNWFLPRILSGDDRWCQGFSEPDAGSDLASLRTRAVLDGDEWVINGSKIWTSVGHLANWIFALCRTDMDAPKHRGISFLLVPMDQPGVEVRPIKNIVGQSMFNEVFFTDARTAADNVVGEVNAGWSVAMTLLGFERGTSVTTDAIRFQAEIDRLFELAKERGKTNDPHIREQLAWCYGRVEIMRCRGYQALTRFLHGEYPGPEAAMTKILWSEFFQRETELAMEILETDVLTLSGTGTNGALATADVGTPNSSLAWVESALAARAATIYAGSSQVQRNIIGEKLLGLPKEPRL, encoded by the coding sequence ATGGACCTGTCTTATCCCCCGTCAGCTGAGGCGTTCAGGTCACGAGTGCGCGACTTCATCACCGCGAACGTCCCTGCCGACTTCGCTGGAATCGGGGCGTTGGATCAAACCCGGCGGAAGGAGTTCATCCGAGAGTGGCGGAAGACGCTCGCGGACAACGGCCTACTCGCCGTGTTGTGGCCAAAGCGATATGGCGGAGCGGGACTGACCCCACTCCACCAAGTCGTGCTGGCCGAGGAGTTTGCTCGCGCCGGGGTACCCGCCGGAACTGAGAACGACATGTTCGGGATTCAGCTGCTTGGCAACACGCTTGTCGTCTGCGGCACCGAGGACCAGAAGAATTGGTTCTTGCCGCGAATTCTGTCCGGTGATGATCGGTGGTGCCAGGGGTTTTCCGAACCCGACGCGGGATCGGATCTGGCCAGCCTGCGGACGAGAGCGGTTCTTGATGGCGACGAATGGGTCATCAACGGGTCCAAGATCTGGACTTCAGTGGGACACCTCGCCAACTGGATCTTCGCACTGTGCCGCACCGACATGGATGCTCCCAAGCACCGGGGGATCTCATTTCTGCTCGTGCCGATGGATCAGCCCGGCGTGGAGGTTCGACCCATCAAGAATATAGTGGGCCAGTCGATGTTCAACGAGGTGTTCTTCACCGACGCCCGAACCGCTGCAGACAACGTTGTCGGGGAAGTGAACGCAGGATGGTCGGTGGCCATGACGCTGCTGGGTTTCGAGCGTGGAACAAGTGTCACCACCGACGCGATTCGCTTCCAAGCTGAGATCGACCGGCTCTTCGAGCTGGCGAAAGAACGAGGTAAGACTAACGACCCGCATATCCGTGAGCAGCTCGCTTGGTGCTATGGTCGCGTCGAGATTATGCGGTGTCGTGGGTATCAGGCGTTGACGCGCTTCTTACACGGTGAGTATCCAGGTCCCGAGGCCGCGATGACCAAGATCCTCTGGAGCGAGTTCTTCCAACGCGAGACCGAACTGGCGATGGAGATCCTCGAGACGGACGTGTTGACGCTGTCGGGCACGGGAACGAACGGCGCCTTGGCGACTGCGGATGTCGGAACACCGAATTCGTCGCTCGCGTGGGTTGAGTCGGCATTGGCGGCGCGAGCCGCCACGATTTATGCGGGCAGTTCACAGGTGCAGCGCAATATCATCGGCGAGAAACTGCTCGGCCTGCCCAAGGAACCGCGCCTCTAG
- a CDS encoding IS30 family transposase, giving the protein MERKMRLTLLIRLPNGHSAQHVGDALIATFTQMPVKLRRTLTWDQGNEMFHHKRIEAATGLKIYFADPHSPWQRGSNENANGLVRQYLPKGTDLSIWDDGQLRQIADELNDRPRLCLKDNTPTELLRRWERQYTLH; this is encoded by the coding sequence GTGGAACGAAAGATGCGTCTAACACTGCTGATTCGACTGCCGAATGGACATTCGGCACAGCATGTCGGGGATGCCCTGATCGCAACGTTCACCCAAATGCCGGTCAAACTGCGCCGGACCCTGACTTGGGACCAGGGCAACGAGATGTTTCATCACAAACGTATCGAGGCGGCGACAGGGCTGAAGATCTACTTCGCCGACCCACACTCACCTTGGCAACGCGGAAGTAATGAGAACGCCAATGGGCTTGTACGCCAATACTTACCAAAGGGCACCGACCTCAGCATCTGGGACGACGGCCAACTCCGGCAGATCGCCGATGAACTCAACGACCGCCCACGACTGTGCCTCAAGGACAACACCCCGACCGAACTTCTGCGACGATGGGAGCGTCAGTACACACTTCACTGA
- a CDS encoding transposase yields the protein MTMVGGFDVRRQQITFDYVDYDGLLRWGQIGPATRKALRNWLAEHCSDGDGQFALEGCPGWRYVCEELAAAGICAHLGDAAEIAVLPEPKKRAKTDRADTRLLRTLLFEDRFPESWILPAHMLEIRTLGRLYYTLMDERRAWQQRIHVQLFHQGCPPIRALLSGAGRAALDSVDLSAAGRRCVDTALRRIDQLSTEIDPLPSQLVNFARRQAGCQAMQRHYGIGWLCAAIIWSEVGDVRRFSSSHRLVRFAGLDVTVYSSDTKRSPGHLSREGSPELRWAAFEAAECASRRRSLDYGYYHKLAAKRDGHNGKNPHPGGGTQNSAPMLSPAACVRRWRPGAASPRTPGGGLLNDALRACHAH from the coding sequence ATGACGATGGTAGGCGGTTTCGACGTGCGGCGACAGCAGATCACATTCGATTACGTCGATTATGACGGCTTGTTGCGCTGGGGTCAGATCGGTCCGGCGACCCGGAAAGCGTTGCGGAACTGGCTGGCTGAGCACTGCAGCGATGGGGACGGCCAGTTCGCGCTGGAGGGCTGCCCGGGGTGGCGGTATGTGTGCGAGGAGCTGGCCGCTGCTGGGATCTGCGCGCACCTGGGGGATGCGGCCGAGATTGCCGTCTTACCGGAGCCCAAGAAGCGCGCCAAGACCGACCGCGCCGATACTCGGTTGCTGCGTACGCTGTTGTTCGAGGACCGGTTCCCCGAGTCGTGGATCCTACCCGCACACATGCTGGAGATCCGCACGCTGGGCCGGTTGTACTACACGTTGATGGACGAGCGGCGGGCCTGGCAGCAGCGCATCCATGTCCAGCTGTTCCATCAGGGCTGTCCACCGATTCGGGCGCTGTTATCCGGCGCAGGCCGCGCGGCGCTGGACAGCGTCGACTTGTCGGCGGCGGGCCGGCGGTGCGTTGACACTGCGCTACGGCGCATCGATCAGCTAAGCACCGAGATCGACCCGCTGCCAAGCCAATTAGTCAACTTCGCCCGACGCCAAGCCGGGTGTCAGGCAATGCAGCGCCATTACGGCATCGGTTGGTTGTGCGCGGCGATCATCTGGTCCGAGGTCGGTGATGTCCGCCGATTCAGCAGTTCCCATCGGCTGGTGCGGTTTGCTGGGCTGGATGTCACCGTGTACTCCTCTGATACCAAACGCTCACCAGGGCACCTGTCGCGAGAGGGCTCACCCGAGCTGCGCTGGGCGGCGTTTGAGGCAGCCGAGTGCGCGAGCCGGCGCCGTTCCCTTGATTACGGTTACTACCACAAGCTGGCAGCCAAGCGCGACGGCCACAACGGCAAGAATCCCCACCCTGGCGGTGGAACGCAAAATTCTGCGCCGATGCTATCACCCGCTGCGTGCGTTCGAAGATGGCGCCCTGGCGCTGCCAGTCCCCGAACGCCAGGAGGTGGCCTCTTAAATGATGCGTTGCGCGCCTGCCATGCCCATTAA
- a CDS encoding DUF6262 family protein, with the protein MTTNTTHALDAMIDGRRADSTRRRQRVLSALEVAIKDGAELSATSIAQRAGVDRTFLYRHRDLLERIHAAATQPPDKSEIGHQVTRASLQADLLAAQHRCTRMAARTQQLEIRLSELLGEQAWRASGLGAPTDIEQLQQRIVTLEQQIVELRLQLEERDQDLTAARAANRELMAQLNLSQPTG; encoded by the coding sequence ATGACCACCAACACCACCCATGCCCTCGACGCGATGATCGACGGACGACGAGCCGACTCCACCAGACGCCGCCAACGCGTCCTTTCCGCCCTCGAGGTCGCCATCAAAGACGGCGCAGAACTCAGCGCCACCAGCATCGCTCAACGCGCCGGAGTCGACCGCACCTTCCTATACCGCCACCGCGACCTGCTCGAACGCATCCACGCCGCTGCAACCCAGCCACCAGACAAATCCGAGATCGGTCACCAGGTCACCCGTGCCTCACTGCAGGCCGACTTGCTCGCCGCCCAGCACCGCTGCACCCGCATGGCCGCACGCACCCAACAACTCGAGATCCGTCTGTCTGAACTGCTCGGCGAACAAGCATGGCGCGCAAGCGGACTCGGCGCGCCAACCGACATCGAGCAACTTCAGCAACGCATCGTCACGCTCGAACAACAAATCGTCGAGCTACGGCTGCAACTCGAAGAACGCGACCAAGACCTCACCGCCGCCCGCGCCGCCAACCGCGAACTTATGGCCCAGCTCAACCTCTCCCAGCCGACCGGCTGA